The following are encoded together in the Corynebacterium jeikeium genome:
- the gltB gene encoding glutamate synthase large subunit encodes MKNYPARQGLYDPQFEHDACGVAFVADMHGRATRDIVDKGIQALVNLDHRGAAGAEKNTGDGAGILIQVPDRFYREEMAEQGITLPPAGQYATGIAFLPNSRMAALDAVRAVEAIVEEEGLNLIGWRDVPVDDSTLGAIARDAEPLFHQLFISGVDANGSPLEGLELDRRAFFVRKRAERELGTKGAGEGSGGDTVYFPSLSARTIVYKGMLTTPQLREFYLDLQDERMESALAIVHSRFSTNTFPSWPLAHPYRLVAHNGEINTVRGNENWMRARESQLRSEVLGDLDRVLPICDPEGSDTGRFDEALELLHLAGRSLPHAVLMMVPQAWERNPHIDPQVRAFYEYHSSFMEAWDGPAAITFTDGTLIGATLDRNGLRPGRIWITKDGLVVMASEAGVLDIPDSEIVKRTRVEPGKMFLVDISRGCVVEDEEIKQALAAQPYEQWVEENLVRESDLPTAEPIAMNHERIVLRQRVFGYTEEDLETLLRPMADKGAEGIGSMGTDTPIAALSNRPRLLYDFFAQRFAQVTNPPLDSYREKMVTSMFTQLGAQADVLNPGPDAAHRIHLDSPILGNQTLANLASAAENAEAAESGVDLSAFKAVRIPGLYSVAHGGKGLREAINRIRRQVTEAIEDGATILILSDRESDERYAPIPSLLLTSAVHHHMVQEKTRTRASLVIESGGAREVHHLAMLINFGADAINPYMALETVNEMANDGRVGVTAEEAEENYIKAATAGIQKVMSKMGIATVASYRGSQLADVVGLHQSLLDEYFVGAFSPISGIGLDEIAEDVAKRHRAAFLPRPEEQAHRELEIGGEYKWRREGEYHLFNPETVFKLQHATRTGQYRIFKEYTEKVDKQSERLATLRGLFKFKSNRPSIPIEEVEPVSEIVKRFATGAMSYGSISAEAHETLAIAMNRLKGMSNSGEGGEDPARFEPEPNGDWKRSAIKQVASGRFGVTSHYLNNCTDIQIKMAQGAKPGEGGQLPPHKVYPWIAEVRVTTPGVGLISPPPHHDIYSIEDLAQLIHDLKNANPDARIHVKLVAEQGVGTVAAGVSKAHADVVLISGHDGGTGASPLTSLKHAGGPWELGLAETQQTLLMNGLRDRITVQCDGQLKTGRDVMVAALLGAEEFGFATAPLVVSGCIMMRVCHLDTCPVGVATQNPELRKRYTGQAEHVVNFFKFIAEEVREYLAELGFRTLEEAVGHSECLTGGEMEVEHKTAGKLDLAPIFAQPDSPFMHQDLHCTKEQDHSLDKALDNQIRFDAEDTIRRAAAGEDVSVDLSYPITNVNRTVGTMTGSLISRVAGRDGLPQDTVNLQFTGSAGNSFGAFATHGMTLTLNGDANDYVGKGLSGGRIIIRPTAEDAAEDVTSDVIAGNVLGFGGVQGEMFIRGTVGERFCVRNSGLTAVVEGVGNHGCEYMTGGRVIVLGKIGNNFAAGMSGGIAYLVDDGSGVTDRINTELVDIEKITDAEELRWVEETIQTHRDLTGSTVEVNAADLIKVMPRDYARVLKTIARAEAEGLDNDGIAAAIMEEVK; translated from the coding sequence ATGAAAAACTACCCTGCACGCCAGGGTCTTTACGACCCCCAGTTTGAGCATGATGCGTGTGGTGTCGCCTTTGTGGCTGACATGCACGGCCGCGCGACACGCGACATTGTGGACAAGGGTATTCAGGCCCTGGTGAACCTGGATCACCGCGGCGCAGCTGGAGCGGAAAAGAACACTGGCGACGGCGCCGGCATCCTCATCCAGGTCCCAGACCGCTTCTACCGGGAGGAGATGGCCGAGCAGGGCATCACCCTGCCGCCGGCCGGTCAGTACGCCACCGGTATCGCCTTCCTGCCGAACTCTCGCATGGCCGCACTCGATGCGGTGCGAGCCGTCGAGGCCATCGTGGAGGAAGAGGGCCTGAACCTCATCGGTTGGCGCGACGTGCCCGTTGACGACTCGACTCTGGGCGCTATCGCTCGTGACGCCGAGCCGCTGTTCCACCAGCTCTTTATCTCTGGTGTTGACGCCAACGGCTCCCCCCTCGAAGGCCTAGAGCTCGACCGTCGCGCCTTCTTCGTCCGCAAGCGTGCTGAGCGTGAACTCGGGACCAAGGGTGCTGGCGAGGGCTCCGGTGGAGACACCGTGTACTTCCCCTCCCTGTCTGCCCGCACGATCGTCTATAAGGGCATGCTGACCACCCCGCAGCTGCGGGAGTTCTACCTGGACTTGCAGGACGAGCGCATGGAGTCCGCGTTGGCCATTGTGCACTCGCGCTTCTCCACCAATACTTTCCCGTCCTGGCCTCTGGCGCACCCCTACCGCCTGGTTGCGCACAACGGTGAGATCAACACCGTCCGCGGTAACGAGAACTGGATGCGCGCCCGCGAATCCCAGCTGCGCTCCGAGGTGCTGGGCGACCTGGACCGCGTGCTGCCGATCTGTGATCCGGAGGGTTCGGATACCGGCCGCTTCGACGAGGCCCTGGAGCTGCTGCACCTGGCCGGCCGTAGCCTGCCGCACGCCGTGCTGATGATGGTTCCGCAGGCGTGGGAGCGCAACCCGCACATCGACCCGCAGGTCCGCGCGTTCTACGAGTACCACTCCAGCTTTATGGAGGCTTGGGACGGCCCGGCGGCTATCACCTTCACCGACGGCACCCTCATCGGTGCCACCCTGGACCGCAACGGCCTGCGCCCGGGTCGCATCTGGATCACCAAGGACGGCCTCGTAGTCATGGCTTCCGAGGCCGGCGTGCTGGACATCCCGGACAGCGAGATCGTCAAGCGTACCCGCGTGGAGCCGGGCAAGATGTTCCTGGTCGACATCTCTCGCGGCTGCGTGGTGGAGGACGAGGAGATCAAGCAGGCTCTGGCTGCCCAGCCCTACGAGCAGTGGGTAGAGGAGAACCTGGTCCGCGAATCCGACCTGCCGACTGCCGAGCCGATCGCCATGAACCACGAGCGCATCGTCCTGCGCCAGCGGGTCTTCGGCTACACCGAGGAAGACCTCGAGACTCTGCTGCGCCCCATGGCCGACAAGGGTGCCGAAGGAATCGGCTCGATGGGTACGGATACCCCGATCGCCGCCCTGTCCAACCGCCCGCGTCTGTTGTACGACTTCTTCGCCCAGCGCTTCGCACAGGTGACCAACCCGCCGCTGGATAGCTACCGCGAGAAGATGGTCACCAGCATGTTTACTCAGCTGGGTGCTCAGGCGGATGTGCTTAACCCTGGTCCGGACGCCGCCCACCGCATCCACTTGGACAGCCCGATTCTGGGTAACCAAACGCTGGCCAACCTGGCGAGTGCGGCGGAGAATGCCGAGGCTGCCGAATCTGGTGTGGATCTGAGCGCCTTCAAGGCCGTGCGCATTCCAGGCCTGTACTCCGTCGCCCACGGCGGCAAAGGCCTGCGCGAGGCCATCAACCGCATCCGTCGCCAGGTCACTGAAGCAATTGAGGATGGCGCTACCATTCTCATCCTCTCTGACCGCGAGTCCGACGAGCGCTACGCTCCGATCCCGTCGCTGCTGCTGACCAGCGCTGTGCACCACCACATGGTGCAGGAGAAGACGCGCACCCGCGCATCGCTGGTGATCGAGTCCGGCGGAGCCCGCGAGGTGCACCACCTGGCCATGCTGATCAACTTCGGCGCGGATGCCATCAACCCGTACATGGCCCTCGAGACCGTCAATGAGATGGCCAACGACGGACGAGTGGGCGTCACCGCAGAAGAGGCTGAGGAAAACTACATCAAGGCCGCGACCGCCGGCATCCAAAAGGTCATGTCCAAGATGGGCATTGCGACGGTGGCGAGCTACCGTGGCTCCCAGCTGGCCGACGTGGTGGGTCTGCACCAGAGCCTGCTCGACGAGTACTTCGTCGGTGCCTTCAGCCCGATCTCCGGCATCGGCCTGGACGAGATCGCCGAAGATGTTGCAAAGCGCCACCGCGCCGCATTCCTGCCCCGCCCTGAGGAGCAGGCGCACCGTGAGCTCGAGATCGGCGGCGAGTACAAGTGGCGCCGCGAGGGCGAATACCACCTGTTCAACCCCGAGACTGTTTTCAAGCTGCAGCACGCGACCCGTACCGGCCAGTACCGCATCTTCAAGGAGTACACCGAGAAGGTCGACAAGCAGTCCGAGCGTCTGGCTACGCTGCGTGGCCTGTTCAAGTTCAAGTCCAACCGCCCGTCGATCCCGATCGAGGAAGTCGAGCCGGTCAGCGAGATCGTGAAGCGCTTCGCCACTGGTGCGATGTCCTACGGCTCGATTTCCGCCGAGGCGCACGAGACTCTGGCGATCGCCATGAACCGCCTGAAGGGCATGTCCAACTCCGGTGAGGGTGGCGAGGATCCGGCTCGTTTCGAGCCGGAGCCGAATGGCGACTGGAAGCGTTCCGCCATCAAGCAGGTGGCCTCCGGCCGCTTCGGCGTGACCAGCCACTACCTGAACAACTGCACGGACATCCAGATCAAGATGGCTCAGGGCGCTAAGCCGGGCGAAGGCGGCCAGCTGCCGCCGCACAAGGTGTACCCCTGGATCGCTGAGGTGCGTGTGACCACCCCGGGCGTGGGCCTGATCTCCCCACCGCCGCACCACGACATCTACTCCATCGAGGACCTGGCGCAGCTGATCCACGACCTGAAGAACGCAAACCCGGATGCCCGCATCCACGTCAAGCTCGTCGCCGAGCAGGGCGTGGGCACGGTCGCCGCCGGTGTCTCCAAGGCACACGCGGACGTGGTGCTGATCTCCGGCCACGACGGCGGCACCGGCGCCTCCCCGCTGACCTCGCTGAAGCACGCGGGTGGCCCGTGGGAGCTCGGCCTGGCCGAGACCCAGCAGACTCTATTGATGAACGGTCTGCGCGACCGCATCACCGTGCAGTGTGACGGCCAGCTGAAGACCGGCCGCGACGTGATGGTTGCAGCCCTCTTGGGCGCCGAGGAGTTCGGCTTCGCCACCGCTCCGTTGGTGGTCTCCGGCTGCATCATGATGCGTGTCTGCCACCTGGATACCTGCCCGGTGGGCGTGGCTACCCAGAACCCGGAGCTGCGCAAGCGCTACACGGGCCAGGCAGAGCACGTGGTGAACTTCTTCAAGTTCATCGCCGAAGAGGTCCGCGAATACCTCGCAGAGCTGGGCTTCCGCACACTGGAAGAAGCCGTGGGCCACTCCGAGTGCCTGACCGGCGGCGAGATGGAAGTCGAGCACAAGACCGCAGGCAAGCTGGACCTGGCGCCTATCTTCGCCCAGCCGGACAGCCCCTTCATGCACCAGGATCTGCACTGCACCAAGGAGCAGGACCACTCGCTGGACAAGGCGCTGGACAACCAGATCCGTTTTGACGCGGAAGACACGATCCGCCGCGCCGCTGCGGGCGAGGACGTCTCGGTCGACCTCAGCTACCCGATCACCAACGTCAACCGCACCGTCGGCACCATGACGGGCTCGCTGATCTCCCGCGTGGCCGGCCGCGACGGCCTGCCGCAGGACACGGTGAACCTGCAGTTCACGGGCTCTGCCGGCAACTCCTTTGGTGCCTTTGCCACCCACGGCATGACGCTCACCCTTAATGGTGACGCCAACGACTACGTGGGCAAGGGCCTGTCTGGCGGCCGCATTATCATCCGCCCGACGGCAGAAGACGCAGCCGAGGACGTCACCAGCGATGTCATCGCCGGCAACGTGTTGGGCTTCGGTGGCGTACAGGGCGAAATGTTCATCCGCGGCACCGTGGGCGAACGCTTCTGCGTACGTAACTCGGGCCTGACCGCAGTGGTCGAAGGCGTGGGCAACCACGGCTGTGAGTACATGACGGGTGGTCGCGTTATCGTCCTGGGCAAGATCGGCAACAACTTCGCAGCCGGCATGTCCGGCGGCATTGCCTACCTAGTTGATGACGGTAGTGGCGTCACCGACCGAATCAACACCGAGCTCGTCGACATCGAAAAGATCACCGACGCCGAAGAACTGCGATGGGTTGAGGAGACGATCCAGACCCACCGCGACCTGACCGGATCTACCGTGGAAGTCAACGCTGCGGATCTGATCAAGGTCATGCCCCGCGACTACGCGCGCGTGCTCAAGACGATCGCACGAGCCGAAGCCGAAGGCTTGGACAACGACGGCATCGCCGCCGCAATCATGGAGGAAGTGAAGTAA
- a CDS encoding glutamate synthase subunit beta, protein MADPRGFLKHRRESAAHRPVPLRLLDWNEVYEDFSDDKVQTQASRCMDCGIPFCHDGCPLGNIIPEWNDLVRKGNWREAYDRLHATNNFPEFTGRLCPAPCEGACVLGIGDDPVNIKTVEYTIVEHAWKEGWVKPIKPSFQTGQRVAVVGSGPAGLAAAQQLTRAGHDVTVFERADRIGGLMRYGVPEYKMEKKWIDRRLEQMEAEGTKFVVNTSPTGEQLKEFDGVIVAIGSTVGRDLPVVGRDLKGVYQAMEYLPEANKVCEGDREVSTINAKGKRVVIIGGGDTGTDCFGTALRQGAISVSQFDITPKPPKTRGASTPWPTYPRIWRVASAHEEGEYRVTGNESADEIAALGLAERQPGDELGIRRYSINTVEITGDGEKVTGLKGAECRFGENGLENIPESDFEMDADLVLLAMGFVSVEETPVVRDLGLKIGERGRLERDDTFRAQPTNAEFADIPVFVAGDAGRGQSLIVWGISEGRSAAAELDRELMGETALPRPINPTDVAMQA, encoded by the coding sequence ATGGCTGATCCACGCGGATTTCTGAAGCACCGTCGCGAGTCGGCGGCACACCGACCCGTCCCGCTGCGCCTGCTGGATTGGAACGAGGTCTACGAAGACTTCTCCGACGACAAGGTGCAGACCCAGGCCAGCCGTTGCATGGACTGCGGCATCCCGTTCTGCCACGATGGCTGCCCGCTGGGCAACATCATCCCCGAGTGGAACGACCTGGTGCGCAAGGGCAACTGGCGCGAGGCCTACGACCGCCTGCACGCCACCAACAACTTCCCGGAGTTCACCGGCCGCCTGTGCCCCGCACCCTGCGAAGGCGCATGCGTGCTGGGCATCGGCGACGACCCGGTGAACATCAAGACCGTCGAGTACACCATCGTCGAGCACGCCTGGAAGGAAGGCTGGGTCAAGCCGATCAAGCCGAGCTTCCAGACCGGCCAGCGCGTGGCCGTCGTCGGCTCCGGCCCGGCCGGCCTGGCAGCCGCACAACAGCTGACCCGCGCGGGCCACGACGTCACCGTCTTCGAGCGCGCAGACCGCATCGGTGGCCTGATGCGCTACGGCGTGCCCGAGTACAAGATGGAAAAGAAGTGGATCGACCGCCGTCTGGAGCAGATGGAGGCCGAGGGCACGAAGTTCGTCGTCAACACCTCGCCGACCGGTGAGCAGCTGAAGGAGTTCGACGGCGTGATCGTCGCCATCGGCTCCACCGTGGGCCGCGATCTGCCCGTCGTGGGCCGCGACCTGAAGGGTGTTTACCAGGCGATGGAGTACCTGCCGGAGGCCAACAAGGTCTGCGAGGGTGACCGCGAGGTATCCACCATCAACGCCAAGGGCAAGCGCGTGGTGATCATCGGCGGTGGCGATACCGGTACCGACTGCTTCGGCACCGCGCTGCGCCAGGGCGCCATCTCTGTGTCCCAGTTCGACATCACCCCGAAGCCGCCGAAGACCCGTGGTGCCTCCACCCCGTGGCCGACTTACCCGCGCATCTGGCGCGTGGCGTCCGCCCACGAGGAGGGCGAGTACCGCGTGACCGGCAACGAGTCCGCCGACGAGATCGCCGCCCTGGGCCTGGCCGAGCGCCAGCCGGGCGATGAGCTCGGCATCCGCCGTTACTCCATCAACACGGTGGAGATCACCGGCGACGGCGAGAAGGTCACTGGCCTGAAGGGCGCCGAGTGCCGCTTCGGCGAGAACGGCCTGGAGAACATCCCGGAGTCGGACTTCGAGATGGACGCCGACCTGGTGCTGCTGGCGATGGGCTTCGTCTCCGTGGAGGAGACTCCGGTGGTGCGGGACCTGGGCCTGAAGATTGGCGAGCGCGGCCGCCTGGAGCGCGACGACACCTTCCGCGCCCAGCCCACCAACGCTGAGTTCGCGGACATTCCGGTGTTCGTCGCTGGCGACGCGGGCCGTGGCCAGTCCCTGATCGTGTGGGGCATCTCGGAGGGTCGTTCCGCAGCAGCGGAGCTGGACCGCGAGCTGATGGGCGAGACCGCCCTGCCGCGCCCGATCAACCCGACTGACGTGGCGATGCAGGCTTGA
- a CDS encoding LysE family translocator, which yields MSLAAYLGLLGAWVLAITVPGPDTVQLIRLGARSRRSAVFAALGICTGNVLWPVVTMLGLAALIAAFPWILTVLYLFGGCFLIYMGQGAFRSGYADWRARAVLPAVSLSDATRAPTAAGGVQATARAPLGDFASWRLGLATNLSNPKALLFFGSVFAQFIPVDVSLLDRLLVLVLMTVVGVAWFCGFALAVAAGAEKIQRINPFIEMVAGVLFVVLGAFLAFEGVQMLVGS from the coding sequence TTGAGCCTAGCCGCTTACCTTGGGCTGCTCGGTGCCTGGGTGCTGGCCATTACGGTGCCAGGTCCGGACACCGTGCAGCTCATTCGTTTGGGTGCCCGTTCGCGCCGCTCGGCGGTGTTCGCCGCGCTGGGAATCTGCACGGGCAACGTGTTGTGGCCGGTGGTCACGATGCTCGGCCTGGCTGCGCTGATCGCGGCCTTCCCGTGGATCCTGACGGTGTTGTACCTGTTCGGTGGCTGTTTCTTGATCTATATGGGCCAAGGCGCGTTCCGCTCGGGATACGCGGATTGGCGCGCCCGTGCCGTCTTGCCCGCTGTTTCTCTTAGTGACGCCACCCGCGCCCCAACGGCTGCCGGTGGAGTACAGGCTACGGCGCGCGCACCGTTGGGAGACTTCGCTTCCTGGCGCCTGGGGCTTGCGACGAACCTTTCCAACCCCAAGGCGCTGCTGTTCTTCGGATCGGTGTTCGCACAGTTCATCCCGGTGGACGTTTCCTTGCTGGACCGGCTGCTGGTGCTCGTTTTGATGACCGTCGTGGGTGTGGCGTGGTTCTGCGGGTTCGCCCTGGCGGTGGCCGCGGGGGCGGAGAAGATCCAGCGCATCAATCCCTTCATCGAGATGGTGGCCGGGGTGCTATTCGTCGTGCTGGGCGCGTTCCTGGCCTTCGAGGGCGTGCAGATGCTGGTGGGTAGCTAA
- a CDS encoding RNA-binding S4 domain-containing protein — protein sequence MEFPEVSIRDSEIKLGQFIKLANLVETGGEAKEAIAAGVVQVNGAVDTRRGKTLRGGDEVTLVDAETGDVVAGAVVAAANGAEDAGTESDDDLGEFFDESTADDDFDPEKWRNVSLEDVREDNAI from the coding sequence ATGGAGTTTCCAGAGGTCAGCATTCGCGATTCCGAAATCAAGCTGGGGCAATTCATCAAATTGGCGAACCTGGTGGAGACCGGCGGGGAGGCCAAAGAGGCCATCGCCGCCGGTGTTGTGCAGGTCAACGGTGCGGTGGATACCCGCCGGGGCAAGACGCTGCGCGGGGGCGACGAGGTGACCCTGGTGGATGCGGAAACCGGCGACGTGGTGGCAGGAGCCGTGGTGGCTGCTGCGAACGGCGCAGAAGACGCCGGCACGGAATCGGACGACGACCTCGGAGAGTTTTTCGACGAGTCCACCGCGGACGATGATTTCGACCCGGAGAAGTGGCGCAACGTCAGCCTGGAGGATGTCCGCGAGGATAACGCGATCTAG
- a CDS encoding VOC family protein, producing MPAMIAQPGMPVWLDLASTDAAGAEKFYSELLGWEFEQVSDGYTVAKKQGMPVAGIAQIPEGNRSVWGVLLYTPDVQQAHDKAVQAGAKSVLEPQGLGDRGDMAIIVDPSGATIGLRNPADEHALIAAGEPGTPVWFELMVAQNWDTTLEFYHELAGWDIKAMGDGAGESAGDGAGAEEFRYATGEFDGAAVVGLWDTSKLEVPGMWTVYLGVADVDAAIASTPELGGKVIRPAWESEFGRMATIEDPTGALVNLCEIEEFVPDEDAHEPDLLAPENFQAF from the coding sequence ATGCCTGCAATGATCGCCCAGCCCGGAATGCCCGTATGGCTGGACCTGGCCAGCACCGACGCGGCCGGAGCGGAAAAATTCTACAGCGAGTTACTGGGCTGGGAGTTCGAGCAGGTCTCCGACGGCTACACCGTGGCGAAAAAGCAGGGCATGCCGGTGGCGGGCATCGCGCAGATCCCAGAGGGCAACCGGTCTGTGTGGGGAGTGCTGCTGTACACCCCGGACGTGCAGCAGGCGCACGACAAGGCCGTGCAGGCGGGGGCGAAGTCCGTGCTGGAGCCGCAGGGGCTCGGCGACCGTGGCGATATGGCCATCATCGTCGACCCGTCGGGGGCCACGATCGGTTTACGCAACCCCGCGGACGAGCATGCGTTGATCGCCGCGGGCGAGCCCGGAACCCCGGTGTGGTTCGAGCTGATGGTGGCCCAGAACTGGGATACGACACTGGAGTTCTACCACGAGCTGGCGGGCTGGGACATCAAGGCCATGGGGGATGGCGCTGGGGAGAGCGCAGGGGATGGCGCGGGGGCTGAGGAGTTCCGCTATGCCACCGGCGAGTTCGACGGTGCGGCCGTAGTTGGCCTGTGGGATACCTCCAAGCTGGAAGTGCCTGGAATGTGGACCGTTTACCTGGGCGTGGCGGATGTGGATGCCGCCATTGCTAGCACGCCGGAGCTGGGCGGAAAGGTGATTCGCCCGGCCTGGGAATCCGAGTTCGGCCGCATGGCCACCATCGAGGATCCGACGGGCGCTCTGGTGAACCTCTGCGAGATCGAGGAGTTCGTCCCCGACGAGGACGCACACGAGCCGGACCTGCTGGCCCCGGAGAACTTCCAGGCGTTTTAG
- a CDS encoding M13 family metallopeptidase, whose protein sequence is MVENNTVEIPDDISEAAPQNQAGEATQPSPAQDLYRHVNGTWLATHKIPSDRPVDGTFHQLRDLAEQEVREIVEAAATDEPNGRVGALYSSFMDVQGIAAAGLAGLREPLGLINDATSVSDLAKVLGRLDMEGIGGVAGYWIEKDSSQDIERAYLVQTGLGLPDEAYYREEQHAPTREAYREFVEDMLGLVSELELPGKYADAGATAAADAIFAFETELARGHWDNVASRDAEKTYNPTKVEDLPTGFPFREWLAATGVDTQSAGGATIVVCQPSYLEHVAAMAAGAGENPQVSGLDEWKLWAYWRVILSSAAYLPTEVNLRNWEFYGRTLSGATEQRARWKRGVALVEGAVGEEVGKKFVAEHFPPEHKQKMLELVDYLIAAYRERISELAWMTPATREKALAKLEKFEAKIGYPDKWRDFDGLEFGSTGADLLANVRAASRFNHNYEVSKLGKPSDNETWFTTPQTVNAFYNPVKNDITFPAAILRPPFFDPAADMAGNFGAIGAVIGHEIGHGFDDQGSKYDGDGNLNSWWTEEDREAFTALTDKLVAQYDGLVPTGLRQRGITEHTVNGSFTLGENIGDLGGLGIAIVALRRYLADQGQTFETAEKLPVEGLLDADGNPDTTEYTVLQRVFLRWARIWQTAIRPQMAAQYASIDPHSPAEFRCNVVSSNIAEFYEAFDVSEGDGMWLAEDERVCIW, encoded by the coding sequence ATGGTAGAAAACAACACTGTAGAAATTCCGGACGACATCTCCGAGGCCGCGCCACAGAACCAAGCCGGCGAGGCCACCCAACCTTCGCCCGCGCAGGATCTGTACCGGCACGTCAACGGCACTTGGCTGGCGACCCACAAGATCCCCAGCGACCGCCCCGTCGACGGCACTTTCCACCAGCTGCGCGACCTAGCTGAGCAGGAGGTTCGCGAGATCGTAGAGGCCGCCGCCACCGACGAACCGAACGGCCGCGTGGGCGCCCTGTACTCCTCTTTTATGGACGTGCAGGGCATCGCCGCCGCGGGTCTGGCCGGCCTGCGGGAGCCCTTGGGGCTTATTAATGACGCCACCTCGGTCAGCGACCTGGCCAAGGTGCTCGGCAGGCTCGATATGGAGGGCATCGGTGGTGTTGCGGGATATTGGATCGAGAAGGATTCCAGCCAGGACATCGAGCGTGCCTACCTGGTGCAGACCGGACTGGGGCTGCCGGATGAGGCGTACTACCGAGAGGAGCAGCACGCGCCCACCCGCGAGGCCTACCGCGAGTTCGTAGAGGACATGTTGGGTCTGGTCAGCGAGCTAGAGCTACCCGGAAAGTACGCAGATGCGGGCGCAACTGCGGCGGCGGATGCGATCTTCGCTTTCGAGACCGAGCTGGCGCGCGGACACTGGGACAACGTAGCCAGCCGCGATGCGGAGAAGACTTATAACCCGACGAAGGTTGAGGACCTGCCGACGGGCTTCCCCTTCCGTGAGTGGCTGGCGGCCACCGGCGTGGATACACAGAGTGCTGGCGGGGCCACCATTGTGGTGTGCCAGCCTAGCTACCTGGAGCACGTCGCGGCAATGGCCGCCGGTGCGGGCGAGAATCCACAGGTCAGTGGTCTGGACGAGTGGAAGCTATGGGCATACTGGCGAGTGATCTTGAGCAGCGCGGCCTACCTGCCGACGGAGGTGAACCTACGGAACTGGGAGTTCTACGGGCGCACCCTGTCCGGAGCCACGGAGCAGCGGGCGCGGTGGAAGCGCGGCGTCGCACTGGTCGAGGGCGCCGTGGGCGAGGAAGTCGGCAAGAAGTTCGTCGCCGAGCACTTCCCGCCGGAGCACAAGCAGAAGATGCTGGAGCTGGTGGACTACCTGATCGCCGCCTACCGCGAGCGCATCAGCGAGCTAGCTTGGATGACCCCCGCGACCCGCGAGAAGGCGCTAGCGAAGCTGGAGAAGTTCGAGGCGAAGATCGGCTATCCGGATAAGTGGCGCGACTTCGACGGGCTGGAGTTCGGTTCCACCGGCGCGGATCTGCTGGCGAATGTGCGCGCGGCGAGCCGCTTCAATCACAACTACGAGGTTTCCAAGCTGGGTAAACCCAGCGACAACGAGACCTGGTTCACCACTCCGCAGACGGTGAATGCGTTCTACAACCCGGTAAAGAACGACATCACATTCCCGGCGGCGATCCTGCGCCCGCCGTTCTTCGACCCGGCGGCGGACATGGCCGGCAATTTCGGCGCCATCGGCGCGGTGATTGGCCACGAGATCGGCCACGGCTTCGACGATCAGGGGTCGAAGTACGACGGCGACGGAAACTTGAACTCCTGGTGGACCGAGGAGGATCGCGAGGCATTCACCGCGCTGACCGACAAGCTGGTGGCCCAGTACGACGGCCTGGTGCCGACGGGTCTGCGCCAGCGCGGCATCACCGAGCACACCGTCAACGGCAGCTTCACCCTGGGCGAGAACATCGGTGACCTCGGCGGATTGGGCATCGCCATCGTGGCTCTCCGCCGCTACCTGGCAGATCAGGGGCAGACCTTCGAGACAGCGGAGAAGCTCCCGGTCGAGGGGCTGCTGGATGCCGACGGCAACCCGGACACAACCGAGTACACCGTCCTGCAGCGCGTGTTCCTGCGCTGGGCGCGGATCTGGCAGACCGCGATCCGCCCGCAGATGGCGGCGCAGTACGCCTCCATCGACCCGCACTCGCCGGCGGAGTTCCGCTGCAACGTGGTCTCCAGCAACATCGCGGAGTTCTACGAGGCCTTCGACGTCTCCGAGGGCGACGGCATGTGGCTGGCCGAGGACGAGCGCGTCTGCATCTGGTAG